From Paenibacillus sp. V4I7, one genomic window encodes:
- a CDS encoding ABC transporter substrate-binding protein, giving the protein MKTRLLALGMTVSLMLTACQTQTVTVVPKQQLQEQTLSWIHHFDEEGARKWLEAGTQLFTKQHPSYAFTLTGVDGGNYMSLLRTRVISNNMPDIYMLDNMEAAQDLIHKGYAMDLSGQPFLSQIDERFLNGVKTADGKIWALPIDVNGAGVIYNKEAFAQAGIQSPPTTWPQFLAACEALQKAGIIPIAAGYKDSWTLIWDIAADLLANQNAAGRNWMADIEAGRTTFAEDQIHFKDILKRYGERLRYVNIKPFETDWNQAQGLLAEGKAGMIINGTWTVDGVKSKNPASILGLFAFPYSNNPQDAKFGLKSTGGIVINPQSPHKEAALQMLELFASKEMGTIFQTKKKALSVIKGLPNDFDPTYVELDETYIQTGQMYDWSSLPTDFVNQDLQKVFVNALTKFVIDRSHNVDSCILELDQAFDRIRKPSK; this is encoded by the coding sequence ATGAAGACTCGTTTGTTAGCTCTAGGCATGACTGTATCTCTGATGCTTACCGCTTGTCAAACCCAGACAGTTACGGTCGTTCCTAAACAGCAGCTCCAGGAGCAGACGCTTTCGTGGATTCATCACTTTGATGAGGAGGGGGCGCGGAAATGGCTGGAGGCGGGGACACAGCTATTTACTAAACAACATCCTTCTTATGCGTTTACGCTGACTGGCGTGGATGGCGGCAATTATATGAGCTTGCTTCGCACGCGTGTGATTTCGAATAACATGCCTGATATCTATATGCTGGATAATATGGAAGCCGCTCAGGATCTTATTCATAAAGGATATGCGATGGACTTATCGGGTCAACCCTTTTTGTCACAAATCGATGAGAGGTTCCTGAATGGTGTGAAGACAGCTGATGGGAAAATATGGGCGCTTCCGATAGACGTGAATGGAGCGGGTGTCATTTACAATAAGGAAGCTTTCGCCCAAGCAGGCATTCAAAGTCCGCCAACAACATGGCCGCAATTCTTAGCTGCATGTGAGGCGCTGCAGAAGGCAGGAATTATTCCTATTGCAGCAGGCTACAAGGATAGTTGGACCCTGATTTGGGATATTGCAGCGGATCTTCTGGCTAATCAGAATGCCGCTGGCCGCAATTGGATGGCTGATATAGAAGCAGGTCGAACTACGTTCGCTGAGGATCAAATTCACTTCAAAGATATCTTGAAACGATATGGAGAACGCTTGCGTTATGTGAATATCAAGCCGTTCGAAACCGATTGGAACCAAGCCCAAGGGCTCCTTGCTGAAGGGAAAGCCGGTATGATTATTAACGGCACGTGGACGGTAGACGGTGTTAAATCCAAGAATCCTGCGAGTATTCTAGGACTGTTCGCTTTCCCTTATTCGAATAATCCCCAAGATGCCAAGTTTGGACTAAAATCAACAGGAGGGATTGTGATCAATCCCCAATCACCTCATAAGGAGGCGGCGCTTCAAATGCTAGAACTGTTTGCCTCGAAGGAAATGGGGACCATTTTTCAGACGAAAAAGAAGGCCTTGTCTGTGATTAAAGGCTTGCCGAATGACTTTGATCCCACTTATGTGGAGTTGGATGAAACTTATATCCAAACAGGCCAAATGTATGACTGGTCAAGTTTGCCAACAGATTTTGTGAATCAGGATTTGCAAAAAGTGTTTGTAAATGC